One Aliidiomarina minuta genomic region harbors:
- a CDS encoding DUF599 domain-containing protein, which produces MRDIPLIDLIAIGWFLLLWVGYSLFAKKRARHIHCLSSILRTLRVDWMYAVTHKDQHIADAALIGNVERNVTFFASSTILVLAGVLTVLASSEQFVRVIDQLPFTVEQSPTLVLFKLAGMATIMVFAFFKFTWSIRQFGFVSVLLGMAPNMSRSTVSEEERDRYARNTAKVLDQAGHEYNYGLRAYYFALAYLCWFANPWFFITASAVVVGVLYRREYRSRVLRALLATKGYEPGPMPEHERLAQHAAVSTQVQDISEKKDKSE; this is translated from the coding sequence ATGCGAGATATTCCACTAATTGATTTAATTGCCATTGGCTGGTTTTTGTTACTTTGGGTTGGCTATTCGCTGTTTGCCAAAAAGCGGGCGCGTCATATTCATTGCCTGTCCAGTATTCTACGGACTTTAAGGGTGGACTGGATGTATGCAGTCACCCATAAAGACCAACACATTGCGGATGCTGCGCTGATTGGCAATGTGGAACGTAACGTTACTTTCTTCGCCTCATCGACCATTCTGGTACTGGCCGGTGTGTTAACCGTACTGGCCTCTAGTGAGCAGTTTGTCCGGGTTATTGACCAGCTGCCCTTTACCGTCGAACAAAGTCCTACGCTGGTATTATTTAAGCTTGCTGGCATGGCGACTATCATGGTGTTTGCCTTTTTCAAATTTACCTGGTCCATTCGTCAGTTTGGTTTTGTTTCCGTATTACTGGGTATGGCACCGAACATGAGTCGCTCAACCGTGAGCGAAGAAGAACGCGATCGTTATGCGCGCAACACAGCCAAGGTTCTGGATCAGGCTGGCCATGAATATAACTATGGCCTGCGTGCCTACTATTTTGCCCTTGCGTATTTGTGCTGGTTCGCGAACCCCTGGTTCTTTATTACCGCTAGTGCTGTGGTGGTGGGTGTGCTTTATCGTCGTGAATATCGTTCACGGGTATTACGTGCGTTGCTCGCTACCAAGGGCTATGAACCTGGCCCCATGCCAGAGCATGAGCGCCTCGCTCAACATGCAGCTGTGAGCACCCAGGTACAGGATATTAGTGAAAAAAAGGATAAATCTGAGTGA
- the astE gene encoding succinylglutamate desuccinylase yields the protein MNLRVLSEQNFLTFTREHEWGVDIDQTECLADGTQVEIWDSGVIVFTPANPGPLDLILSCAVHGDETAPIEICDELIEQLRQGYLQSGNRVMFLIANPAAINIGKRFVDENMNRLFSGAHSEGEGLVNKERVRAQKLEQYVARFYEQAPAGKRQRLHYDMHTAIRDSQHEKFAVYPFTHGAPYKKHQLQLLGAMGVNTVLLHEGPTTTFSYFSVRNFAADAFTLELGKVRPFGHNDMHKFAAVKEVLQKLICNQELKLGNFEPSDFHIYQVLRSINRTQQDFELNFPDDVANFTEFAVGYELARDGDKTYPVQTQGESIIFPNAKVALGQRALITVVEVDADQIELV from the coding sequence GTGAATTTACGAGTTTTATCGGAACAGAATTTTTTAACTTTCACCCGAGAGCATGAATGGGGTGTTGATATCGATCAGACTGAATGTCTGGCGGATGGTACTCAGGTTGAGATCTGGGACAGTGGCGTTATTGTGTTTACTCCCGCCAATCCTGGACCACTGGATTTGATTTTGTCCTGCGCGGTACATGGCGATGAAACCGCCCCTATTGAGATTTGTGATGAGCTGATTGAACAGCTGCGGCAGGGGTATCTTCAGTCAGGTAATCGGGTGATGTTCTTAATCGCTAACCCAGCGGCCATTAATATTGGCAAACGTTTTGTTGATGAGAATATGAACCGTTTATTCAGCGGCGCTCATAGTGAAGGCGAGGGGCTGGTCAATAAAGAGCGAGTGCGGGCGCAAAAACTGGAACAGTACGTCGCCCGTTTCTACGAGCAGGCGCCTGCGGGAAAACGCCAGCGTTTGCATTATGATATGCATACTGCCATTCGTGATTCGCAGCACGAAAAATTTGCTGTTTATCCTTTTACTCATGGTGCCCCTTACAAAAAGCACCAGTTACAGTTATTGGGTGCGATGGGTGTTAATACCGTGCTTTTGCATGAAGGCCCAACGACCACTTTTTCTTACTTTAGTGTACGTAACTTTGCTGCCGACGCTTTCACTCTGGAATTGGGTAAAGTGCGCCCCTTCGGGCACAATGACATGCATAAATTTGCTGCGGTGAAGGAAGTTTTGCAGAAACTGATTTGTAATCAGGAACTGAAACTGGGCAACTTTGAGCCATCTGATTTTCATATTTATCAGGTTCTGCGCAGTATCAACCGGACACAACAGGACTTTGAACTTAATTTCCCGGATGACGTGGCAAACTTCACCGAGTTTGCAGTCGGTTATGAACTGGCGCGGGATGGCGATAAAACCTATCCTGTGCAGACTCAGGGCGAATCTATTATTTTTCCCAATGCTAAAGTAGCACTGGGCCAGCGCGCGTTAATCACAGTGGTTGAAGTAGACGCCGATCAGATTGAACTGGTCTGA
- a CDS encoding thiamine pyrophosphate-dependent dehydrogenase E1 component subunit alpha, whose product MAKVSTKQPTVVTEIDVIDGHALKIPMFQLLKADGTPHKGAKLPDVDKKLALKMFETMQFIRVLDERMFAAQRQGRISFYLSSLGEEATSIGSAAALEFEDMIMGQYREQGALAYRGFTVEQFMNQLFSNAKDLGKGRQMPVHYGSAELNFMTISSPLGTQIPQAAGYAYGQKQEKSKTCTICYFGEGAASEGDFHAGMNMAAVLKVPAIFFCRNNGYAISTPIDEQLAGDGIAPRGVGYGMKTIRVDGNDMLAVYAATKEARRLAVEENEPVLIEAMSYRMAGHSTSDDPTGYRTREEEQAWRDKCPLVRMRNWLLNKGWITEEEADAQQKRHKDAVLAELKTSEKIPVPHIDEIINDVYDTPTQQLKEQLDDLKAHIRKYPDAYPKTSEGVK is encoded by the coding sequence ATGGCTAAAGTATCGACGAAACAGCCAACCGTAGTCACCGAGATCGATGTTATCGACGGGCACGCGTTGAAAATTCCAATGTTTCAGTTGTTGAAAGCTGATGGTACTCCGCATAAAGGCGCGAAGTTACCGGATGTAGACAAGAAACTGGCACTAAAAATGTTTGAAACCATGCAGTTTATCCGTGTTCTGGATGAACGCATGTTTGCCGCTCAGCGTCAGGGACGTATTAGTTTCTACCTGTCCTCGTTGGGTGAAGAAGCTACGAGCATAGGCTCTGCTGCTGCCCTTGAATTTGAAGACATGATCATGGGGCAATATCGCGAACAGGGCGCATTAGCCTATCGTGGATTCACCGTAGAACAATTTATGAATCAATTGTTCTCGAATGCCAAAGATTTAGGTAAAGGCCGTCAGATGCCGGTACATTATGGCTCTGCTGAGCTTAATTTTATGACTATTTCTTCGCCGCTGGGAACTCAAATCCCGCAGGCTGCTGGTTATGCTTACGGGCAAAAACAAGAGAAGTCGAAAACCTGCACTATCTGTTATTTCGGTGAAGGTGCCGCTTCAGAAGGCGATTTCCATGCCGGCATGAACATGGCCGCGGTACTTAAAGTGCCCGCAATCTTCTTCTGCCGTAATAATGGATATGCGATTTCCACACCTATTGATGAGCAATTAGCGGGTGATGGCATAGCGCCACGTGGTGTTGGTTATGGCATGAAAACCATCCGTGTTGACGGCAACGATATGCTGGCTGTTTATGCCGCTACTAAAGAAGCCCGTCGTCTTGCCGTAGAAGAAAATGAACCTGTATTGATCGAAGCGATGTCGTATCGCATGGCCGGTCACTCAACTTCAGATGATCCTACTGGTTACCGTACCCGCGAAGAAGAGCAGGCATGGCGCGATAAGTGCCCGTTAGTGCGCATGCGTAACTGGCTGCTGAATAAAGGCTGGATTACTGAAGAAGAAGCCGACGCTCAGCAAAAACGCCATAAAGACGCGGTACTGGCTGAATTGAAGACTTCAGAGAAAATCCCGGTTCCTCACATTGACGAAATCATCAATGATGTTTACGACACTCCAACTCAACAGCTAAAAGAGCAGCTGGATGATCTGAAAGCACATATCCGCAAGTATCCGGATGCTTATCCAAAAACATCAGAAGGGGTGAAGTAA